The following proteins are co-located in the Corynebacterium aquilae DSM 44791 genome:
- a CDS encoding potassium-transporting ATPase subunit C gives MFSATYRRTLGVAATFLLTFTVILGVLYPFAMWGAGRVFAHNADGSMVTGADGQVVGSALIGQEFDDPALFHSRPSASGYDALDSGATNLAKGDETLLRDVAERRARIAQEENVAESAVPDDAITASASGLDPHISPEYARLQIPRVAKAQGLSEDTVAGLVLDSTQGQGVNVLLLNLAVLDVAKG, from the coding sequence ATGTTTTCCGCTACCTATCGCAGGACCCTCGGCGTGGCCGCCACGTTCCTGTTGACGTTCACGGTGATTTTGGGTGTGTTGTATCCCTTCGCAATGTGGGGTGCAGGGCGCGTGTTCGCGCACAATGCTGACGGCTCCATGGTCACTGGCGCTGACGGCCAAGTGGTGGGCTCTGCCTTAATTGGGCAGGAGTTCGACGACCCGGCCTTGTTCCACTCCCGCCCCTCGGCCAGCGGCTATGATGCGCTGGATTCCGGTGCGACGAACCTGGCGAAGGGCGATGAGACGCTGTTGCGTGATGTTGCCGAGCGTCGGGCGCGTATCGCACAGGAAGAAAACGTTGCCGAAAGTGCGGTTCCCGACGATGCGATCACTGCGTCCGCGTCGGGTTTGGACCCGCACATCAGCCCCGAGTACGCGCGCCTGCAGATCCCGCGGGTGGCCAAGGCACAGGGGCTGAGTGAGGACACGGTTGCCGGTCTCGTCCTAGACTCCACTCAAGGGCAAGGCGTGAATGTGCTCTTGCTGAACCTGGCGGTTTTGGACGTGGCGAAAGGATAA